The stretch of DNA GACCCTTGCCTCCCATGACCACCCCacaggtggggctggggctggtccGCTTCGGCTTCGTGGTCACCTACCTGTCGGAGCCCCTCGTCCGAGGCTATACCACAGCCGCGTCCGTGCAGGTCTTCGTCTCGCAGCTCAAGTATGTGTTTGGCCTCCAGCTGAGCAGCCGCTCTGGGCCGCTGTCCCTCATCTATGTGAGTGCGGGCAGGAGGAGGGCCAGGCGGGGCGCACCCCACAAGTGCTGCTGGTGACCCTGCCTCCCCTCAGACAGTGCTGGAGGTCTGCTCGCTGCTGCCTCAGAGTGTGGTCGGCACGGTGGTCACCGCGTTGGTGTCAGGGGTGGTCCTAGTGCTGCTGAAGCTGCTCAGCGACAAGCTGCACCGATACCTGCCCATGCCGATCCCTGGGGAGCTGCTCACGGTTGGGAATCTgcggagggtggggaggggggaggataCATCCCGGCCAGTGGGCACCCCGGGATTTAACGACCAGCTGGAGTGGGCACCGGGGAGAGTTCCTGAGGACGGGGTGTGACCACAGCAGGAAGGTCCCATGTTGGTACCTTCTGGGCCCTGAtatcatctcctttccccaaaggGTGGTAGTGTAGCTTACCCCTTTGCCCACTTCTCCCCAGCCGCCCCCAACTGCCAAAGGCTTTGCTTCACCCTCACAGAGGTTTCTCCACCCCCTTGATGATGCCAGAACCCCTCCCCTgactctgtcctctctccccagctcatcGGGGCCACAGGCATCTCCTACGGCGTGGGCCTGAAGTCCAAATTTGGGGTGGATGTTGTGGGTGACATCCCTGCAGGGTGAGCTCTGGCCCCTCCcaggcagggagggctgggggaccAGGGCCGGCTCCCTCCTTTGGTCTCACAAATGCCCCTCACAGGCTGGTGCCCCCAGcggcccccaacccccagctgtTCGCCAGCCTGGTGGGATATGCCTTCACCATCGCTGTGGTTGGTTTTGCCATTGCCATCTCCCTGGGGAAGATCTTCGCCCTGAGGCACGGCTACCGGGTGGACAGCAACCAGGTCTGGGTATACAGAGACcccagggcctgggggcagggggtgtggaGTGTCAGGTGGGACATAGGGAAATAGCAAACAGACATGCTGGGACCGTGCAGGGGACTGAGGGCGGGAGAGCAAGGTATTCGGGACAGTGGCAGCCAAGCCCAGGGGACCATTGAGTGTGGATGGAGGTTGGGGACACCTAGGCCTAGACATAGCGGCACAGGCAGCAGGCACTACACACCTGCACTTTTCTCCACCAGGAGCTGGTGGCTCTCGGCCTCAGTAACCTCATTGGGGGCATCTTCCAGTGCTTCCCCGTGAGCTGCTCCATGTCCCGCAGCCTGGTGCAGGAGGGCTCTGGGGGCAACACACAGGTGGGCTTTGGGCGTGGGTGAGCATCTGTGCGCATGCGCACAGGCAGCTCTGGGCGGTCCCACCcagttcctctccccacccctacacccccgccccacccccctgctcACTCCCACCTTGCAGGTGGCCGGAGCTGTCTCCTCCCTCTTCATCCTCATTATCATCGTCAAACTTGGGGAGCTCTTCAGAGACCTGCCCAAGGTGAGTGGCCACATCCAGCCAGCCAGGCTTGAGGGACTTGGCCAGGCCAGGGGCAAGGGGCAGTCAGGTCCAAAGCGAGGGGCAGGAATACAAGGTGGTGCATGACCTGTTTTTCAAGGTTGAGCTCTCTCCCATGAAACTTGGGAGTCAAGGGTCAGGGATTAGAACCCTTCAGGGTCAGATCCAAGGTGTTTGGCTCAGGGGTGGCCGTGAGCGTCATGCGGGGTTATGCCAGCATCAGGCTTGCTCATGGCTGGGTGGTCAGGCTTGTCAGCATCTGGGTATCTCCCAGCAGCCCCTGTGacacacccacccctcccccaggctgtGCTGGCGGCTGCCATTATCGTGAACTTGAAGGGTATGTTGAAGCAGTTCACCGACATTCCTTCCCTCTGGAAGTCAAATCGAATGGATCTGGTGAGAGGCCCCCCATCCTGCTGCTGAACCCTGCTGCTGCTCTTTCTCCTGGCTTcctggcctcctggtctcctgaGTTCTTAGACTCACtcatccctcctttctccctgatGCCCCCAGGGCCCCTGCTTTGCTCCCTGAGACCCATCCCCCAAGCCCACCACTGCTGGTCAGTGCTCAGggcagtttcatttttctcccactcccctagcCACGTTGCCTCCTTCTTTTAGCTCATCTGGCTGGTGACCTTTGTGGCCACCATCCTGCTGAACCTGGACATAGGCCTGGCGATCGCTGTCGTCTTCTCCCTGCTCCTCGTGGTCTTCCGCACGCAGCTGTGAGTCTCCCCTGTCGTTCCCCCCATCCCAGCTGGTGGGGGAGGTGAAGGCCACTCTGGCTCCCCCTAGCTTTCCCACATCTCATGGGTAGCCCGAGGCTCTCTGGTACCCCCTCATTGCCCCCTCCTCACACTCTCTCCTTCACAGGCCCCACTACTCTGTCTTGGGGCAGGTGCCAGATACGGATATTTACCAAGATGTGGCCGAATACTCAGAGGTGGGTGGCAGGGCCTAGGCAGGGGGACGGCCTGGTGGGGTGGGACGGAGGTAGAATGGGCCTTTGTTAGTCCTTTCTGCATCAGGCAAAGACCCTGGGGGCTGAGGGTGCTTTGGTCCTGGGAACTTCAAAGAAGGAATCTGGGTCCATGACTCCTACTTAGAACTATGAAAGGACAGAGGagtggacagagagagacggggaagccgGGAGAGGGGTCTGTCTTGGAGCCAGCAGTACAAGCCTTATCCTGCCGAGCAGCCTTGGGGCAGGTATGCAGGAGCCTGGGGCATCAGGATGTAGGGGAGGCTGTTTGCTGACCTGATGAGTGGAGTTCTACGTCCCAGTTGTCCATTTACCTCCTGAGAAGCTTCATGCCTAATAGTGGGGTTCTGGAATAAAACAAGCCCATTCCTGCTGACATGGAGCCTTGGAGACTGAGTATAGTATAATTaggcagagtgaggggagggcaggACGGGGGCAGCTCAGCAGGATGGAAAGGGAGGTGGGATGCATTAACAGGCCCAAGTGCCGAGCCCTTGTTGGAGTGGGAGCCGGAGAGGGTCTCTCTGTGCACATGCAAGAAACTGATCACAGGGTGGGCAGTGGAGCCCCAAGGGGCGGCCTAAGAGCCTGACCTGGCTATTGGCAGAAGTCGGGGGAGATGGGAAGGGAGGGCACAGGGTGCCCTGTAGGAAGCTTTGACAGGCCTGGTTGAGGGCCTGGGTGACGAGGGTGAGGGGTAGGGAGCAGGACAAGGAGTTAGGGTGATACGGCCAAGTTTGTGGCCTAAGATCTTGGGAGGGCAGGGGCCGCAGGCTGGGCCCTTGCTGGCCAGCGAGCAGACGCTTGGTGATGGGGGTCCCTGGGTCacatggggggagggaaggaggagaacaagTCAGCCAGGAGAGTGGAGGGCTCAGCCACTCCAaccctgccccatccccaggcCAGGGAGGTCCCAGGCGTGAAGGTCTTCCGCTCCTCGGCCACCATGTACTTCGCTAATGCTGAGCTCTACAGCGACGCGCTGAAGAAGAGGGTGAGTCCGGGGGTCCCCAGGGTGAGTGTGAGAGGGTCTCTCCCCGCCCCAGAGCATCCACATCCCCTTCCGCGTTGTTTGTCTCTAGTGCGGTGTGGACGTTGACCACCTCATCTCGAAGAAGAAGAAGTGGCTCaggaagcaggagcagaagcTGAAACGGATGCAGAAGACCCTCCAGAAACAGGCAGGAGCCCCTTCGAGCTGGGGATTCCTGCCCCCCGTCCTGTTGCTGAACCCACATGCTCTTTCTCCTGGCCTCCTGAGCTCTTAGCCTCACTCATCCCTTCTTTCTCCCTGATGCCCCCTCCCGGGGCCCCTGCTtcgctcccccctccccaaggtCAGCGCTCTGGGCAGAGTTTCgttttcctccctgcccccatgccAGTGACAGCATGGACCACCTCTTTCATTCTTGGCTGTTCCTGGAACTGGTCAAAACCCCACCGACCCTAGACTGGCGGCCCTGGGTCCCAAGCTTTAGTCCCTGGCCTGCCTAGCTGCCCAAAGCCTGGGGGTGACACCAGACTGGGATGGCTCGGCTGTCCTATGACAGCCGGGACAGCTCTTTCCTGTCGCCCTTCTCCCCTGGCCTAGACTGCTTCCTCTGAGGGCACTTCTGTTTCCGTCCAAGTCAACACCATCATCACAGACGTGGAGAGCAACAATGTGGACGACTCCATGGCCAGGGTGAggctggaggtgggagagggggcagCCATGAGCTGCAGAGATGAGTGGTCCACGCATCCTGTGGGGAAAGCCGTGGGTTCGAGGTAGTCATGccggcgggggcaggggggggtGGATTTGTGATGGGTCCAGTGCCCAATAGGGAGAGGCCTAGTGATCTGCTATAGATTTTGCCTGTGGCTCTCTGGTCTGCTATCCAAAGACTTTGAATTTGTAGAGCCCACAAGACCCCATAGTCTGTGCTCAGGGGTAGAGAGAAGGAATTGGGGTTAAGGGGAAAAATATGGGATCAAAAGGGACGCCAAGCTCAACTAGAGACCCAGGTGGGGTACCACGCTGTCTGTGTGTGCCCCCTACCTGCCCCACCCTGGCTGGCTGAGGATGGGGCACCGTCGTCCAGCGCCCCACCTTTTTAAGCCTCCCTAGGCCTGGGCCTGGGAGGTAACAGAACAGTATATGCACATCTCTGCATGCTCTCTAAGTCTGCGTCCCCATGTGTCCCTCCTGTCTTTACATACAAGAGGCTCCCCCTTGTCCAGGTTTTCACATGTGCCCTGCACGTCCCATATAGGCGGGTGTCTGTGTGCGGGGTCCCACATCTGATCCTGTATGGTCCTTGCCTGTCCGTGTTCTTTGCCATCACCCCTTCACGGGCAGCCTTTGCAGGGTGTCTGGTTTCCTAGCAGGCAAGCGCAGGGAATGAGCTAGAGGATACAACAGCCAGCGGTCAAGAAGATGCCAAGGCCGCAAACGGGTCCACACTGAAGGCCCTGGGCCTGCCTCAGCCACACTTCCACAGCCTCGTCCTGGACCTGGGCGCCCTCTCCTTCGTGGACACTGTGTGCATCAAGAGCCTGAAGAACGTAAGGGGCTGGGGTGCTCCTAAGAAGAGCCATGGGAGAGGACAAGCCCCCCAAGCCTCCTGATCCCAAAACTAGATCCAAGAGCCTCTCTGAGCTCCCTCTCAAAACTCTCCACCTCAACCTGCCTGAGTCCTTCCTTGGAGCCCTCGAGCCTCCCTCTGAGTCTAGCCCCTGCTTTTTTGGCTGCAGATTTTCCGCGATTTCCGAGAGATCGAGGTGGAGGTGTATATGGCTGCCTGTCACGGTGCGTGGGGGGGATCGGCACAAGGGGTATGGTCAGGGAGTGGGGCTCTTCTAGCCAAGGAGTCTGCCGAGCAGCACAAAGAAAAGCCTCTGAGACTGGGGGTCAGAGGGGTCTTGGAAGGCAGGGGTCAAGGGTTAGGAGTGACTGGAGGTTTAGCTGTAACCTCAGGCATAGAGGTCATGGGTGAAATGGGTCAGGGTTTTCTGGTGACTGAGTTTGGGGGCTTGATGTTCCTGGTGGTTCTGCAAGTCAGGGGAGATCTACTCCTTGCCCGCAGCTCCTGTGGTCTCCCAGCTTGAGGCTGGGCACTTCTTCGATGCATCGATCACTAAGCAGCATCTCTTTGCTTCTGTCCACGATGCTGTGCTCTTTGCCCTCCAGCACCCGAGGTCCAGCCCTGCCAGCCCTGTTTTGGTGAGCCGGCCTCTGGCTCCTGAGTTCTTTTTGTCTCTACTGCTTGTCCCTACCCTGACCCCCACCTCCAGGAAGTACACCCTTTCTGAATGGCTTTGTCCCCAGTGGACCCACTGGTACCCCTTCCCGCCTTCCACTGAAGCTGCTCCCAGGGGCAGGGGTCGCTGTCCTGGGGGAAGGGGCTGCTGTGTGGTTTTGGAAACTGACTGGAGCCTTCCCTCTCTACCTATTCAGACAACCAAACTCTGACGGTACCTCCGCCCTGCCTACCACTGCTCACCTCTGGAGGCTGTGACCAGGCGCTTGTGAGAAACTCCCCGCCCCCGGGCTGCCTCCAGACGTCACCCAGGAGTCCCCtccgtatacacacacacgcagctCAGGGATGGAGGTCCTGGGATTCCCAAGTTCAGTGCCATAGGCCTGGGCCTGGGATGCGGCACTGGAGTCAGACCGGCACCGGCTGGGCTGGGGAAAAAATCCATGTTTTTAGCCCCAGAAATAAAGACCTGTTTGCCTACCACCAGGCTCTGCTGTGCCTTGGTGGGGGCTTGGTGGAGTGGGCAGTGATCCACAGCCCTGACTCCTGACACCCTTCTTACGCCCCAACATGGTGGGCTGAAGTCAGAAGTTGCGGGGAAGGCTTGGGAAGGGCAGAGTCAGGTGGGAGAATAAAGAGCCAGAAGGAGAGTTATGGGGCCCAAGGCCAGGGTGGGGGCACCCCGGGTTCACGCTCCCCAGCCACGCACAACCCTCGGCGCCTGTGTCTTTAGCGGGAAGACCGTGGAATCTGCTGCTCAGGAATGGTCCCAGTGACTGTGGCCCCTGAAGGGCGGAGAGTGAAGCTGAGCAACCCGCTGGGGAAGCGAGGTGTCCACAGGTGCTACTAGCCTGTGTCAAGAAGTAAGCATGTGGAGGACTGACTGACTTGGGAAAAAAGTCTGTTCATATCATTAGGTCATTCGGGCTGTGCAGGTCACTCTCCACCCAGAAGCATGTGCTGACTTCTACCTTAAAAGGTCAGCATCTGGGCATGTCGCCCAGTGGGCGGCCGTGGGCCTTCCTCTGGGAGAGCTGAAGCCCTgaatgaggggtggggaggggcggctAGAATCTTCTGGGTCTCCGTGGTGGAATAGCTGGGATGGTCATGTCACCATTCCCACATCGTGGGTTGCTTGGTGAGTATTAGATGAGGCCGTGCCAAGGGATGCTCATAACAAGGCCAGTGTTCCCTGCTCAGAGCCCGGGAGCTCTGCCTTCCGCAGGTACtgcccaggcgccctgctcagtgcTGGGCCAGTGGACAGAGGCCGCATTGACCTTCCTGTCACCAAAGTGCCCCTTGTCCAGCTCAGTGTTTATCGTGTGTGGTGGCGGCATCCTGCTCTGTGTTCATGAAT from Neovison vison isolate M4711 chromosome 6, ASM_NN_V1, whole genome shotgun sequence encodes:
- the LOC122909450 gene encoding solute carrier family 26 member 6-like isoform X2; the protein is MELRNRDYHVERPLMNQQQLEELGHQTSATRTYQWRTWFQCSRARARALLFQYLPVLSWLPRYPLRDWLLGDLLAGLSVAIMQLPQGLAYALLAGLPPVFGLYSSFYPVFVYFLFGTSRHISVGTFAVMSVMVGSVTESLAPDENFLQGVNATVDEVARDHFRVQLASTLSVLVGLFQVGLGLVRFGFVVTYLSEPLVRGYTTAASVQVFVSQLKYVFGLQLSSRSGPLSLIYTVLEVCSLLPQSVVGTVVTALVSGVVLVLLKLLSDKLHRYLPMPIPGELLTLIGATGISYGVGLKSKFGVDVVGDIPAGLVPPAAPNPQLFASLVGYAFTIAVVGFAIAISLGKIFALRHGYRVDSNQELVALGLSNLIGGIFQCFPVSCSMSRSLVQEGSGGNTQVAGAVSSLFILIIIVKLGELFRDLPKAVLAAAIIVNLKGMLKQFTDIPSLWKSNRMDLLIWLVTFVATILLNLDIGLAIAVVFSLLLVVFRTQLPHYSVLGQVPDTDIYQDVAEYSEAREVPGVKVFRSSATMYFANAELYSDALKKRCGVDVDHLISKKKKWLRKQEQKLKRMQKTLQKQTASSEGTSVSVQVNTIITDVESNNVDDSMARASAGNELEDTTASGQEDAKAANGSTLKALGLPQPHFHSLVLDLGALSFVDTVCIKSLKNIFRDFREIEVEVYMAACHAPVVSQLEAGHFFDASITKQHLFASVHDAVLFALQHPRSSPASPVLTTKL
- the LOC122909450 gene encoding solute carrier family 26 member 6-like isoform X1; this translates as MRLSEASGRRDTQALLPVTQAMELRNRDYHVERPLMNQQQLEELGHQTSATRTYQWRTWFQCSRARARALLFQYLPVLSWLPRYPLRDWLLGDLLAGLSVAIMQLPQGLAYALLAGLPPVFGLYSSFYPVFVYFLFGTSRHISVGTFAVMSVMVGSVTESLAPDENFLQGVNATVDEVARDHFRVQLASTLSVLVGLFQVGLGLVRFGFVVTYLSEPLVRGYTTAASVQVFVSQLKYVFGLQLSSRSGPLSLIYTVLEVCSLLPQSVVGTVVTALVSGVVLVLLKLLSDKLHRYLPMPIPGELLTLIGATGISYGVGLKSKFGVDVVGDIPAGLVPPAAPNPQLFASLVGYAFTIAVVGFAIAISLGKIFALRHGYRVDSNQELVALGLSNLIGGIFQCFPVSCSMSRSLVQEGSGGNTQVAGAVSSLFILIIIVKLGELFRDLPKAVLAAAIIVNLKGMLKQFTDIPSLWKSNRMDLLIWLVTFVATILLNLDIGLAIAVVFSLLLVVFRTQLPHYSVLGQVPDTDIYQDVAEYSEAREVPGVKVFRSSATMYFANAELYSDALKKRCGVDVDHLISKKKKWLRKQEQKLKRMQKTLQKQTASSEGTSVSVQVNTIITDVESNNVDDSMARASAGNELEDTTASGQEDAKAANGSTLKALGLPQPHFHSLVLDLGALSFVDTVCIKSLKNIFRDFREIEVEVYMAACHAPVVSQLEAGHFFDASITKQHLFASVHDAVLFALQHPRSSPASPVLTTKL